In Erigeron canadensis isolate Cc75 chromosome 8, C_canadensis_v1, whole genome shotgun sequence, the DNA window atttcagGTAATGGGGCTTACCTGGGGTGTATGGGACGAATCTATCTTCAGTTTACTACCACAAGTGATACTTGGAGCCGATGTGTTGTATGACTCATGTGGTAAGATTATATGCTCTATTATCATCCATTTTCCTTACACAAAGAAGGTTACAGCTGACGATGAGATGCTTCCTTCAAATATTCCAAAgctttcgacaatctctttgccaCCGTCAAATTCCTTCTTGAGAATTCACCTGGCTCGGTTTTCATCACAAGCTATCACAATAGAAGGTCATAGTTATTATATACTATTACTTTAGTTCAAACCGTTACTATATTTTGTATTTCACCCCACACGCATCTTATGGTTAAACCATCTTTTTAGTTATGCAGTGGGCATCACCTCATAGAATTCTTACTGGTGAAATGGAAACTGAAGTGTGTGAAGCTTCTTGATGGATTTTCATTCCTGCCATCATGGAAGGCTTCTGGGTTGAGTGGTAACATTCAATTGGTAGAAATTGGTCCAACTGATGTCGCAAAGAATTGAAGATGCTCTTCAAAATTTGAGGTTAGATAGAGAATATTTTTCGTGTTTTTTTTGCCTTCTGGATAGGTTATTATGCAAAGGTTTGTACGTTTATAATATGGTTAGTTTACTAGTGCTCACCTTTTTAGATTGTAATGTACCTGCAAAATCATGTTTCACGCAGAAAATGAATTATTGCTTCTGGCTACTACTGACAAATGATACAAGTAATACTCTTATCTTTAGTGAGTAACATATAGTTGaattgtttgttttattatttttaatttgtctcTAGTACATAATGCTTCGTAATTAATCTAATTCACAAATGTATATGATAGCATCGTTTTCTATATACAAGTTCTCTTAATATAATGCATACAAAAATATGATACGAATTAAAATAGATTCATATCGACAAATAAGAAAGGTTCTTGCAATTCGAGAACTAAAACTCAAAATGACTTTAGACCCTATTCATtctttccataattatataaaaacccTATTGATCTATCCAAATACTAATCCTATAGCTTGATTAACAAACTAACtagttaataataaaagatatcataaaatatatctataattacaAGAATATCTAcctactaataataaaaaaactaataccGTATTATCTAATTAATAAATCTCTAATACTTCGTCGTGCCATTACTCCTTATCACAAAAcacaccttgtcctcaaggtgtGGTTTCAAAGATTGCTTCAGGTGATTTCCAAATCCCATATCATTATTCTAAATACCATCTTCTGATGTGAAAATCCATAATCATGTCGATAATTGTTAACACTATGCAAACACCACATTGATGTGAAAATACGCTTCTTGTGTAGCTCAATTTTGAGCTCCACATTAGGCAGTTGGTTCAACCCAGCTAAACAAAAGACGAGCCCACTAAAGAAATAAGTTTCTCGATCCTTTGCCTGACTTTTCTGATTTGTCTCAATATGATGAAGGTCTTCCAGGTGTGTTGGTGTAGCCATAAACGTCTTCCAAAACACGGTTGTTTTCTTAGTTTTTTCTCGGTCTGACTTATGATTGTACTTCCCGTGAACAAACTTCTAGCTGCTCTTCCTTATCTTGGTATTATCGCTTTAACTGCTGGAAAGATTGGATGCGTGCCTCGACTTGCTTATGGAACTCTTGCGAACAATCTCGTCTAATCTGATCCTAAGTAGTTAAGGAACAAAttttcggtgtttcggtcaaggaccggtatttgaaatatcggctatttcggtggtatttcggtatttttaatattatgcaaattatcatatataattatatatatactaaataaatTGCAATTGTACACAAATTGCAATTATATTAAGCTAATACTTAatctaaatatcaaaagtcaagcttaaaagtgtcaatatttgatagatTAGTGTTAATACTTGCAAAAATTAGTGTTTCTTATGGAGGTATGTGTTTGCTTCCAAAGTCTCCTATACTTGTCAACTTATAAGGccatctccaatgctaagggcATCCTTGagctgtcacatcatatccttacaaatccttatacatccttacaaatccttcaaatcttataattttatctgcaaccatacaaacatccttacatatccttttacctccattaaaaacaaaaatatattaggtaaggacaagtaagggcatccttcaaaattttttttagttttagacAAGTTTCaacggcaaaggatatccaagggcacctaTGGGCACccaaggctatctccaatgctaaggacgcccttaggcgtccttgagctgccacatcatatccttacaaatccttatacatccttttataaatctttcaaatcctataattttatttccaaccatacaaacatccttacatatccttacataCCCTTTTACCTcccactaaaaacaaaagtatattaggtaaggacacCTAAGGGCATTCTTCAAAAAATCcctagttttggacaagcttcaacggcaaaggatatccaagggcagacgcccccattggagatagcctaagagGGATAAAGTTAGATAGATATTcacttttgaattaaaatcaaaggtaaaGATTCAAAGATGAACATTGAATTTTAACtattgatttttaatcaaatgGTCAAGATCCTTCCAACTTCACCACTTAATTAGATTAATGTGCGAGAATCCCCACCCTTGGATAAACTACCCGATATGATGACTACAATCACATGATATCATCTCTTACGGACGTCTCAGATGTCAATTCTCTCTcttttctattattttattagaaaaacttaggtcgcgtttggttcacagaatttgatggaatttgatggaattggaattgaattccattccttagtgcgtttggttgcacaaagaagagggaatctcattccataggaatgtaaacattccatcatttgatggaatctccattccttggggatggaggaaggaatttcattccttccatcacttgaattttcaaaaaatcaaaaacattccgtcaaattccatttcttcaaattccaattcctttgaaagattccattccttcccaaaacattctgtgaaccaaataataattaataagacaatttttataagaaaaatacaTGCTTCGTTTTTTGTCTTTTGCTTTCTTATGCTAGGGTCATGataaagtattttattaaaacaattattaagtGAGTAACATTCTTCTAGTAACGTGCCTTTTGTTACAACCTATAGTAGTTTTAAAATCGTATTATGAGAGAAGTAcgtttatagtttattttatttcaaggaatataatctatacttctatactattttataaaaagacttttaagcatttttttaaTTCGAAAATACCcctctatgtttaattataattttccATCAACTCCTATTATACTAAAACTAACCttaaaaatttatgtgaaaTTGTGAGAACTAATTGTACCAATTTGTTGAAACTGTCAATCGACGCCACCGTCAGTCCGTCACCACTACCAACCATCGCCACCACATCTCCGCCGCTGTTACCTTTACCGCCACGAACGTCGTATCGCGCGGGTATGCTTCTAGTACCTGTTAAGATATGCATATATCTTCCAGGTTTTTCTTCACTTATAAAATTCAGAAcaacctttaaaaaaatatgaaagttttaattaaaatatcataaatattatttttttcaacacGTAGCGAAGAAAATGTGTTGCATCATgtaagattttctttttatttatcaagAAAATAACTATTCACTCAAAATTCATGTATATTTATCCCATTCTATATTGACAGAAAACTGTATTACCTACATTCTATAATATAATGAGAATTATTATGTTACTGTATTTATTTCTAGTGATGTCATAATTTAATTCCTTATTTTTTGGACGATTAAGTATCTACTACTCCTAATTAACTCGAATGCTTAAGGTGACATATAAGACTTCACGAAAATATCTGAAAATACTTCCCTCCCAAAATCTGAATCCTAGTGAGTATCTATGTATTaacacatgttcaaatctaagGTTTGTACCAGGTATTTTGTCTTGCCTATGGGCGGGTCGCGGGTGGGTTAGTAGTGTTCTCCCGGAACATGGAGTTAAGTTGGCTAGGTACTCCGTCCGTCTCGGTTAGGCTAGACAGCTAGTTGGTGTGCACCTTTAGCGGTTGCCCATTTGGATGCCAGGGGATACCCAGCATCATATTAGTTCGGTAAAATAAATTGATGACCAAATGTTTCTGAAATCACAGATAATATATTCGATgtccattttgttttttattgggGAACTATTATATTCCTCCTCCTGGATTCCCGGAACCATTAACTGGATATCTACTTTAAATATCTCATTCCAAAAGTAAACAAGTTTAGCATACCAAAGAAAGTACTAGtaataaaatacacattaaaaaataaaaatgtagtATGGTTGAAACATTTTGGGACATATATTCTACATTGGTCGAAACTCCAAGCCATATACTTCAAGCCCCGACATAGTTCCCTCATAAGTTATGAGTTTCAAATTCATAGGAATGCGATCCGTTTGAAGCTTATATCTGGAGTTGAACCTCCACACCATAACTTCTAGCCATCCATCTTCCCTCTCCTTTGGAACCCATGTAGCGTCATGTTGATTCCATGAGGCCGGTgatctaaaatatataaaatttctaCGATCAACTAGTTCTCTTTTGTTTTTACGATGGAGTAGATCTTGTACTTTCACAGGACAATGCAGTCCACAACATTTTTCCGAAAGCTTGAACACAAGGTAACAATTGTATTCTGTAAATGGTGACAGCATTTTACTGTCAATCTTGTACTTGATTCTAAATACATGTCGTGGTAGAAGCTCCATCACGTCCTGAAATCTGCTGGTACATATATTAAGTTGTTATATTTATGAACGAAACTTTTTTTCAATTCGATGACTAGTAGTATGAATGGGGAATGCAAAATACTTATTCAAAAAGCTAACCTTGATTCAGTGGAGGGTTTCGACTCAAACTGTTTTATCTCTTCAGAATTGAATAAAACCTTTCTTGCAGATACCATAAGATGTTTCTTTCCATCCACTTCCCATAAAGACAACTGTTCATCAATAAGTAGCTTACTACAAAGACTAAATAGAATATCTTAATTATTCTTTGACAAATAAAGTCAAGTAAAATGACCTCTTCTTTGTCGTAATCATTAATCAATTCTCGAACTTGTTGAACCCCCTTTAATTTCTGAAGTTGTTCGTCTTTCATCTGTAAAAGAAATTTGTTGGATCATcctaaaaaagttgtactataaacaaaatataaaaattaaaaaaggagATGGAAGAGTATTCTCAAACGTGCATTGTCAATGGCTTGAAACTTGATGCCTTGAACATAAATGGCACCACTTCCACAGTAATATCGTGAAAAGCTTTCTAGGAAAACCTCAAAATCAGTATCCTTCTGCTTCCGGAAGCGATCCAGTTCAATAGTCATCCACCTGTCATCATCTCTTCGTGTTGCAAAATATGCATGTAAGGTTTCACTCCTCTCCTTTTGGTACTTCAAGTTCACATACATCAGTTTATCCGAAAATTTCCTTTGATCACAAAATTTAAAGACCAGATAAACCCCATAATCAACAtccaaagctaaaaaattggtCTGTAGCTTTATTCGGATATTTAAATCTGAAATATTTGTCATCTTCGCCACGGTTTCAAACCTGCACAGATTGCAAGAATTTATGCTAAATTAAGCACCCTCATGGCTCCCTTTAACACATAAACATTTCATTTAGAAATCCATGATCCTATTATGTCTCAGGAATTTCTAATTAAAGAAATTATGAAAAAATATCAAGTaattaaaattgattatttACTATCATTACTGATCTAGTATACATAGTCGTGTCTGGTGCCAATAGAAGTACTTGCCAGTTTTTATTTCGAAAACGAACTGGCATGACAAGTTAAATTTTGCAATGAAGAGCGATAGATATtaagatatatctatttatgATATGTAGTGTACTAAGGGCTATAATAGGGAGAAGGATACCTTGCAGTTGACTTCTGAATAAATCTCCATTTATGTGATCTAAGGTTCCCATATGAAAAGGCTGTTGCTGATATAACTGTCTTCCCCTCCTTTGCGTAGCGAGGTAACGAAAACCACTGTTTTatgaataacaaatcaaatcaagTACATTCAGCTTCTGTATGTGTAAGTGTATCTAGGAATTTTGGATAATTATTTTGACAACACTCTGTAAGTGCATATTCGCTGACATTCGAAGTATCGAGAAAATGTTGGCAAACACATACTACATTTTTCAAGagaatattttatattttattaaaaggaaaTTACCACTTTCCCTTCATGAAGAGGTTCCTCTTCTTCAGGGAGCTTCTTGTGGAGATCCTTTTTCTTGTTGATAccctttttcttcttaaaatccAACTTCATGTTAGATAACCCGACTTTCTCTTCTTCAAGGAAGATTCCCGCAATGAGCTTTTGGTAAAGAtccttttttttgttgataGAATTCATTTGATCAGGGTCTTTGGATATATGTATTATTTCTTTGTAGTTTCTCGGCAGTTTCTTTTCCCAAACATCATCCATCTATGGTTAACAGAACCCAAATAATACATCAATCATGGATATATCAGTAGTTTCTacattaaaagaaaatcaagagtTTTCAATGACAATTGGCATTCAGATACATGGTCCAGTGACCTTTACAATTGGCATTCATAACTGCAAATTTAGATGTTATGCGTAACCAACATTCAAAAAAAGTTACTCGGACTAAATTAATATAGTTTATAGAAACCAACTGTTTAGCATTTTCTATGCTTAGGTATTTCGTTTTGTTGTTTGTAAGTTGATATCTTGTGTTCCACTATTTTTGTAATGAATACATATTAAAGCTTAGTTTCTAATAAGTCATAAAATGCAACCACCACCAAATATGGCCTAGTCTTGTGGTCAGGCGTGACGTCTTTACAAGAAGACGTCTCATGTTTGAATCGAACCTCACTAGGTAACATTTTGGAGATAGCCGGGGAAAGGATTATGCTACAGTCACGGGGATACCCCGGTTAGGTAGCATACGTCCCAGTCAAAGACTTGCCCTCCCAGATCTGAACATGGAAAATAAGATGCATATTAGGGAAGCCTATATTTGCCCAATTGAACTACTACGAAAACTTACCTGAAACTCCATTGCTTTGTTAAGCTGTATTACGACTTCACTTGCTTTTGGCCGCTTATCCTTTTCATCATGTAAGCATTGTAAAGCAATAGTATGGAAAGTCCTCAGTGAATCTGCTACAGGTTTCACCTTTAAACCCTTAAACACCATCTCGTCAAGTGGTTTTCCTTCTTCATCTCGATTCTTAACCAGGGTGGTTAAAGACTGATTGTCACCCTCAGAGCTCTCTTTCCATGCCAATCTTCCGCACAAAATCTCAAATAAAACTACACCAAATGAATATATATCAGACTCGCTGGTTAAGAAACCCTGTTTGTACTCTGGGTCAAGGTAGCTAAGAGTGCTGTTAGGATAGCTGATGACATGTTCCATATCTTTCTGATCATTTGCATGTACCGTTGATAACTCAAAATTAGCAATTTTTGCCGTCCAGTTATCAGTTATTAATATGTTAGAGCTTCTAATATTTCTATGCACCATACTCTCTAGCATTATAGCACCTCTGTGAAGGAATTCCAATCCGTTCGCGACATCAATGCATATTTTAAGCCTTTTGATCCATGTGAGGTCAACAGAGTCTAAAAACTTATCAAGACTTCCTTTAGGCATATGCTCATAAACAATgatattttcatcatttttatcaCAATATCCAGCAAGACCAATGATATTCTGGTGCTTATATCTGAAAAGAATGTTACGTTCATTGAAAAACTGTTGACCTCCTTGATCAAACTTGCTATCCCACCGCTTTGCCAAAACAGGGGCATTACTTTGTGCCAGTGGAAGTGTAATATTTCCCTTATATGCCTTCCATGGTCCCCCGCATCCAATGTTATTGTTATCGCTGAACTTATCTGTCCCTGATGTAATGTCTTCAAGTGAGATTTGGAGTCTAGTCATAAGGTTGTCCTGTAAATGAAAACCATCATATGTCTCCATATTGAAAAACAATCCtagattattatttaaaaattcttaattttaataaaaagtttgtatttttataatagtaatatatGTGTACCCTAAGAGCATACGTTAGCAAAATCGATTTAATCTTTAGCTAACATTAATATAAAGCCTGAATCTTCATTAACGATAGGAGTGAAACACGTTAAACTTTGAAAATGTTGACTAACCTGAAAGTTTAATGCCATCTCCAGTTCTTGAATGACATCCCCAATTGTTGGACGCTCTGCTGGCTTTTCTCCCAAACATCTGTTtgcaatatataaaaatttgttcAAAGAATCCTGATTGGGTCCTCCATCTAAAGTATAAATGTCTTCATCAATCATATGTTTGATTGTCCCCTCATGGAAGCCTTGACGCATTATGGCCGCAAATCCTTTgtcatctttttctttgtattttggATCATCAGCCAACCTCCCACAAAATACCTCAAATAGAACCActccaaaagaaaaaatatctgATTCTTTATTTAACTTGTGTGTTTTTTCATATTCTGGATCCAAATACACGTTTGTGCCTACACTGTTATTGGTATCCTTCGCCACTTGATTTGCTTGGTGAAATTTGGAGAGCCCAAAGTAAGCAATCTTGGCCTCCAAATTCTTTCCTATAAGAATGTTAGCACTCTTTATGTCACCGTGTATTATCCCTTGTGCGCCACCCATCTTGGTATGAAGGTGATCGAGTCCACGTGCAATACCAAGGCACCATTTTAAGCGTTGTGCCCATGTATAATTAACCTTGTGATTGTCTTTTCTAAAAATATCGTCTAAGCTTCCATCAGAAGCATCTTCAAATACAAGGTACATCTCACGACCTCCATCACAAAATCCAAGAAGGGAGACTATATTACCATGCTTAGAGCTACTAAGAATATCAATTGTTTCAAAGAATCCTTGTTGATCTCCTTGTCCATCTTCTCTACTAGAGATATGTTTTATAGCAACATCAATAGATTCCTCCTTTAGTTCAGCATTATCTTTTTCTTCTACTGACAAAGAACTCTTGCTTACAAAATGGAGTTTTGCTTTGTACACAATACCACCTGATGCATAAGACCGAATAGAGTTTGTTTCGGCGGAACAATTGATGGCCGACGCTATAGTATCGAGTTGAAATCTTCTGAGTACCGACATTTCCCCCTGCAACATTATggtaaaaagagaaaattatgtatcaaaaacaaaatttatgtcAAACACTACTCAcctttataaatacaaaaatgatTTGGAAACCTAAAGTAACCACCTAACAATAAACCTAACATGCCAcctttataattaaatttgtgtttagtatatgtgaatgtaactaactataaaCGAATGTCTATAATGTGAAAAAGACGAAAGTTGTGTTcgttgtatgtaatgaactttcaaatcttgtgcattgtaccaatcaaaaacttacaagtgacaacttatatgggTGACACATATGCccgaatacatacaatgcacaggcttcaaaagtttattacatacaatgaacacaatttcaatttctgacactatagacatttgtctatagttatttacatttataaataCTAAACTCATTAAGCAGCGTGATTTGGATACCATGCAAAGGCATAAGGTCCTTTTTACTTGGTAGAGGTAAGTTTTGCCTACATTTTAACCTCCCTTACACACTGTCGAGTTATTAGAGCTCAAAACCCGTGAAAGGCGACGGTgaacagtttctttctttctctctttatACAGTAAATACGAAATCCATTATATTTTAAAGGCCCATTAATTATTTGGTGTTATTACTTCTATGCCCCAAAATTTtcacaatgattttttttttctcggtctataatataaaattaattaattataaagatCTTGCCCACTTTAAAACCCTTTTTACATGTtagttctttctttttttttttttggtaaaacttaataaactttataataCAAACACTATTTATGCAATTCAATATACTCATACGTATTCTTCTAAACTAATCCTACAAttgtattaaaaattattactattttaCAACTTTGTGGTTGGATCTGTACAATAATTAGATCGAAGATTCAGAGCCGTTTACTGTGATGCCATCTGCCATCATATATTAAATTGGACGTGATGATGTAAATAAAGTAATTTTGTTTATAcgtaatactagtcctaatac includes these proteins:
- the LOC122578949 gene encoding uncharacterized protein LOC122578949 isoform X3; this translates as MAMNNSDGGSKNMTTVSHHYFRDSNASEDSTSISISIIERFRFVGKRVIELGAGTSLPGLVAAKVGAHVVLTDQSDRLEVLDNMRKVCELNDVKCEVMGLTWGVWDESIFSLLPQVILGADVLYDSCGKIICSIIIHFPYTKKVTADDEMLPSNIPKLSTISLPPSNSFLRIHLARFSSQAITIEVMQWASPHRILTGEMETEVCEAS